The DNA window ACGGGGGAGGCATTGATGGAGATGATGCTTGGTCTTAATGAGGAACATGGAATTACCTTTCTCTTATCGACTCATGAAAAGATGGTCATGGATAAATCCCGGAGAGTGATTAAACTTCAGGATGGCAAGGTTGTTGATGATGGACGGTAAGTGCAAGTAAACAGCTGAAGCTTAAAGTCTTTAAGGCTCCAGACCGTCAGGAAGGTATCTGATCGCCCGGGGCCTGTTTTTTTTAAAATTACCTTTGGAATTATTTGGTTTTGCCAAATTTTGCAAGTAATTCGAATTTTTGAAAGTAATGAAAGCTAAATTCCTCTATTTATTACTTATATTCGTCATTTGCTCTTATTCTCCGGAGGCATTTTCGCTGTCTTTTTCAGGCCATTACAGGAACTTTCTTGTTTATTCAAAAACGCGCCTTGAAAATAAAGAATACTATTTAGACAATAACAGGTTGAGAATCGAAGCTAAAGGCGGGCCCTGGGAATCCTTCTCCTATAATATCCAATATGACAATAATGTGATTTTTGGTGATTATCTCACCAGCCGTGAATTTATGGCCTATGAAGCGTTTTCGGCAGCCATGCCCGAAAGCACCCGCTGGATACTGGATCATAACATAAAAAAAGAAGATAAGTTGAGATGGAATCATTCCATACACAGGGCTTATGCAACACTCCGTTATAAAAACCTTGATCTGAAACTTGGCAGACAGAGGGTATCCTGGGGGAAGGGCTGGTTCTGGAGCCCCCTGGACATGTTCAACCCTATAGCCTCTACCGCTGTAGAGAGAGAAGACAGGAAAGGCGTCGATGGCGCGCTGCTGACCCTTAGCAGTGGCAGGGTAGCTTCTTATTCTCTCCTTTATCTGCCGCAGAGGGAGGCGCCTGAGTCTGTCGCCCTACGTCTTGTTCGTCAGGCAGGGAGCTATGACCTTGCTTTTTCAGCAGGCAGGCATATGGAGAGGACCTTTGCAGGAATTGACTTTGCCGGCTACATAGGTGACGGAGGGGTCTACGGAGAACTTGTTTCCATAGAAGATTACCGGGGAGATCAGAAGGTAAACCTTCTTCTGTCAGGGAACTATAACTTTGAAAGTTCACTCTATATTATGTTAGAGTATTTCCACAATGGAGGCTGGAGCGCGCCATGGATGGGAATTGATTATTCCGGAGAGGACTATGCAGGCCTTCAGGCAAGCTATGATTTGACCCCACTTACAAAGTGGAACAATTTTTTTATTGTTAATCTTGACGACAGGAGCTTTTTCTTTACTCCCCGGATCGTTTCATCCCTTTTTGAGAATATTGATCTAAGCCTTGGAGTACAAACCTTTGGCGGAAACAGAAAGGGCGAATATGGAAGGCTTGAGAATTTATACTATACTGATTTAAAATGGTTTTTTTAGAAGAATGAATAAAGGAAACAGTTTATATGCTTGAAGAAGAAGGAAAAGTTGTCAAGCTGGAAGGTGGTTATGCAATCATCCACACGGAAAGAGGGAGCTCCTGTGACGGCTGCAGCGCTAAATCGTCATGCCACACCATGAGTGATTCCGGAGGGAGGCTGATGGAAATGAGAGCCATCAACAGTGTGGGCGCACAAGTGGGTGACAGGGTGAAAGTCGCCATAGACAGCATCGTCTTATTAAAATCTTCTTTTCTTGTATACGTTTTGCCTCTCATCGTCATGATCGCAGGTGGCCTTCTCGGTGATAATTATGCCCGGAATAATATGCCCGCTTCAGACCCCGACCTCGTTGCAGGCGCTGTCGGTATTGCCTGTCTCGTTTTGTCATTTCTCCTGATCAGGCTCTGGAACAAGAGCCTGGAAAAGAAGAAAGAATACCAGCCTCAGGTCATCCGTATAATTGGTTGCTAGCGCCATGTCAATTAAGATTATCTGCCAGAACAAAAAGGCATTTCATGACTATTTTGTGGAAGAGACTTTCGAGGCCGGCCTTGTTCTTGTCGGTACGGAAGTCAAGTCGCTTCGCGCCGGGAAGGCCCAGCTTGTGGACAGTTATGCCGTTTTTCAGGGTGAAGAGCTTTTCCTCCTCAATGCCCATATTTCCCATTACAGTCATGCTTCGAGAGACAATCATGACCCCACAAGGACAAGAAAGCTTCTTCTCAACAAAAAGGAATTGCAGCGGCTTCTCGGAAAAACAAAAGAGCGCGGACTTTCCATTGTTCCCTTAAAGCTGTATTTCAGCAGAGGAAGGGTGAAAGTGGAAATAGCCCTGGTAAAGGGGAAAAAGCTTCACGACAAGCGGGAAACGCTCAAGAAAAAAGCCATGGGAAAGGATATGGAGCGGGAATTAAAGGACCGGTCACGTTAAACTTTACCTTATGACTGGACTTTTTCCGTCTCTTTTTGTATCTTTAGTCTCTGGTTTATATAAAACAAGGGCGATTAGCTCAGCTGGATAGAGCGCAGGCCTCCGGAGCCTGAGGTCGAGGGTTCGAATCCCCCATCGCCCGCCAATTATTTTGAGAAAAGCTTCTCTTTAAACACTGATGACCATTGATGAACGGTAATTTACAGTCAGTAATGTCCGGTTAAAAATTTCATTTCGAAGGCATGTGAGAGATCTTCAAG is part of the Deltaproteobacteria bacterium genome and encodes:
- a CDS encoding SoxR reducing system RseC family protein codes for the protein MLEEEGKVVKLEGGYAIIHTERGSSCDGCSAKSSCHTMSDSGGRLMEMRAINSVGAQVGDRVKVAIDSIVLLKSSFLVYVLPLIVMIAGGLLGDNYARNNMPASDPDLVAGAVGIACLVLSFLLIRLWNKSLEKKKEYQPQVIRIIGC
- the smpB gene encoding SsrA-binding protein SmpB, with product MSIKIICQNKKAFHDYFVEETFEAGLVLVGTEVKSLRAGKAQLVDSYAVFQGEELFLLNAHISHYSHASRDNHDPTRTRKLLLNKKELQRLLGKTKERGLSIVPLKLYFSRGRVKVEIALVKGKKLHDKRETLKKKAMGKDMERELKDRSR